From a single Nicotiana tabacum cultivar K326 chromosome 8, ASM71507v2, whole genome shotgun sequence genomic region:
- the LOC107776463 gene encoding uncharacterized protein LOC107776463 — MDIPLQAGWMVRKMFEARNTLVLIQNNTVGSLIKQIYLQLIGNNERISWKRLRFGNNAHPKAQFTLWLQMQGKFLTVDRIASLGVNVDHACNLCNSHNETRNHIFMECPYSVKIWESVLKWMKVPVSGQHNGNNWRIGSFK; from the coding sequence ATGGATATTCCTCTACAGGCTGGTTGGATGGTAAGGAAAATGTTTGAGGCTAGAAATACATTGGTACTGATTCAAAACAACACTGTTGGTAGTTTAATTAAGCAGATATATCTTCAGTTAATTGGGAACAACGAGAGGATTTCATGGAAGAGACTGAGATTTGGAAATAATGCTCATCCAAAAGCTCAATTTACATTATGGCTACAGATGCAGGGTAAATTTCTGACTGTGGATAGAATTGCCTCCTTGGGTGTAAATGTGGATCATGCCTGCAATCTATGTAATAGTCACAATGAAACGAGAAACCATATCTTCATGGAATGTCCTTACTCTGTCAAAATTTGGGAAAGTGTGCTAAAATGGATGAAGGTTCCTGTTTCAGGACAACACAATGGGAACAACTGGAGAATTGGATCATTCAAATAG
- the LOC107776462 gene encoding profilin-1-like has translation MSWQTYVDEHLLCDIEGNHLTAAAIVGHDGAVWAQSSNFPQFKPEEIKAIMNDFEEPGTLAPTGLHLGGTKYMVLQGEAGVVIRGKKGPGGITIKKTNMAILIGIYDEPMTPGQCNLVVERLGDYLLEQGF, from the exons ATGTCGTGGCAAACATACGTCGATGAGCACCTTTTGTGTGACATTGAGGGCAACCACCTGACCGCCGCCGCTATCGTCGGTCACGACGGCGCCGTTTGGGCTCAAAGCTCCAATTTCCCTCAG TTCAAGCCCGAGGAGATTAAGGCCATTATGAATGATTTTGAGGAACCTGGTACACTTGCTCCTACTGGCCTGCATCTTGGTGGCACAAAATACATGGTCCTTCAAGGTGAAGCAGGTGTTGTCATTCGAGGAAAGAAG GGACCGGGTGGTATTACAATCAAAAAGACTAATATGGCTATACTTATTGGCATCTATGATGAGCCAATGACTCCAGGACAGTGTAACCTGGTTGTCGAGAGGCTCGGCGATTATCTCCTTGAACAAGGTTTTTAA